From Arachis hypogaea cultivar Tifrunner chromosome 3, arahy.Tifrunner.gnm2.J5K5, whole genome shotgun sequence:
TATTAGATCTGCTTAAAACTTTTTTGGGATCGGAATaagacattttaaaatttttaaaactaaaataaagacGTTAGAAATGTTAAGAACCAAATTAAGATTCGATAAGAACCAAATTAAGATTCGACCCATACttacaaaatcaaaataatactttatccaATTTTAAAAGGCAATTACTTTCATGAAGATGTCAAAAACATCTTCTTTTGATGATTCTTATTTTAAAagtgtaacttatttattttacaatattttaaataaaaataatatttttacttcaaataaaatcaaGTCCTACAATTTATCGTCTAATGattaaaatgatatattttcacATGATGACAATTATTAAATCTTTCGTTGGAGTAGCaccattttaaaatatataacatgtCTTGTCCTATAATATCTTACTATAAGACAAATGAAATTGTTACTTCCAGCAAGATTTTGATTTCATGCAATTATATTTGGCTGAAATAAACGATTCATCAATTCACATTAAAAGTCAAAGTATGCAGAAACCTAAATACCTTTAGACTTTAGTGACTTTACAGTGAGCTGGCTCATAGTTCATACGGAGCTTTCCGTTCACCCTAATCATCAAAGGAATCCAAAGAGTGGAGAAAAAAAGCAGAGAAGGAGCCAGAAAACCAAATTTTAAAGTTTGTACTATGTGAAAACTAGAAACTTATAAAAAagcttttaataatattaatacatcaatattttaataaattttaactgttaattttaattatatatattatatattttttataaataaaatcaagagttaaaaattactaaaacacCAATATATCATCAATACATTTTAAAGTTTTTCAAGCTTATAGTCTCAAGTATAAAAATCAGTAATATTATTtgaccataaaaaattatatcttaatCTGTCATTATTCAACAATAAactcaaagaaaaagacaaaaaaaaggaattttaatattaaaaaaaaatcgtacaaaaattcaaaagtgaTCAAATAAATATCGACACGAATTACAATGAATCAATAAACAATACAGATACAATAATAGAACTTACAAAAGAGGAATTAGACATTTTCCTTTAGCCTCCACTTTTCTCACCTCCTACATACCACACTCAATTATTCTACAAACTTTTTATAatcattatttatatatgtatacttCTACTACATCCTCCTTCCCACTGGTGTTTCTCATCTTAGAAGTGGTTAATTAAAGCAAAGCAACAACACAAGAACTTTCCCTCACATGGCTAGAGTAGGAGGAATTTGTCTGTGTCTTCTCATTCTAATCATGGATGTTGGAGCTGGGATTCTCGGCTTTGAGGCTGAAATAGCACAAAACaaggtacatatatatatatatgcttgcaCGTTGCACCTAAATAACTCTAAActatttttgcttttcttttctgaAAGCACATTTAAGATACAACTTGATACTAGTAATAATAAGAAGAAATAAATGAACAGGTTAAGCACATGAGAGTGTGGATCTTTGAGTGTAGAGAGCCAAGCCATAAGGCGTTTATGATGGGGTTGGGTGCTGCAGTGCTTTTGGGGCTATCACATGCCATAGCCAATTTGTTAGGTGGATGCAACTGCCTTTGCTCTCACCATGACTATGATAAGGCTTCCTCTACTATCCAACTCTCAACACTTTGCCTCATTTTAACTTGGTAATGTTTCTCTCTTCCTATATGCTTCTACTTTTTTTTCCAGACCAAAAACAACTCCTTCACTATTTGCTTTATATTTTGGGTACTTAAGCCGTATTTAGGATATTAAAGGGTaaaatacacacatatatatttatttatattatataataaaaaaatgataggagattatcagaatttattacttttgattattaatatttaaaagtatattgttgaattattagaataaaaaaattaaactaaaaatattaaattaatgactaagtaatggttaaaaataataaattctaatagttcttaatatttttcatataatagtACATTAAACAAATAgaatatctataaaaataaatgtacattttttcttcttctaagatTTAAGTTATATTACATTATGTttagtattattatatatatttaataaaagggaaatactcaaatgaagatgtcaTTATGAATCTTTAGTTGATTAATTAAAcatatttagttaaatatatcaaTTTATCTAATAGTCCACAATGCTATCTTTATGTAAAAATGTCAAGAGAGTATCCACCTTAATATAATGTGATATCAATCACCTTAATAAATATGGGGTGTCACTTTAGTGTAAACATGTTTTTTGTTAAGCGTATGCAACTGAACTCAAAGCATAATTTGTTCCCTTTAAGACATGATTTGGGTTGTAAGCAAATTTCAGATCCAaatattttatagatatttataccatttttcttttttgatatgTGGAGTTGATCATGATTAGGGTTGTGTTGGCCGTTGGAATGTCTATGCTGGTGATAGGGGCTATGTCAAACAACAGATCAGACGGTTCATGTGGCTTCTCACACCATCATTTCCTTTCAATTGGAGGAATTCTATGTTTTGTTCATGGCCTATTCAGTGTTGCATATTACGTTTCTGCCACTGCCTCTAGTGTTTAATTAGTGACTAAGAAAAACATCTGGAACTCACTCATGCTTTAGTGCTTTTTGTAGTAGTTTggctctttcttcttttctttttttacacttttttttttttaaattaaagtgtaGCTTTAGAGAAAATGTATCTTGACTTTAATGCTTAGTGTACTAAAAAAAGGGGAACATGGAAGGTAACCATTTTGTATATGACCAAATTATCCTCTGCATTtgatgtgtttttttattttatagttaaattTAGTTGAACTATAAAATAAGAATTAATTTAGTTGATAGTTGTTGTCAATCGATTTGTTGGTTTGTAATCAAAACTGACCAATTACACTCTTAGTGAGACCATATAAAGAAGAGTAGAACGATGATGTAGTCCTAGACAAAATAATTGTCAACAAAATCAAAACAGGATGTAGCAATGCAGTGAGAATCGAAAATTGGAAGTATAAACACGTGGTGGGGGAGGAGAAAGATGATGACAGAGAAGAGTGAGGCAAAACGAAAAAGCAAGATGAGATGAAAAAGGAGTATCATAATGATGAACATAGAATATCTGAGTGAGGATAAGAATAGAGGATAAAGAACTTGACTATTTGATGGCAAAAAAAGACGGAGTGGGTACAAACATTATAAAGAATGAATGCTATGCtagggttaaaaaaaaaaagaaatgagagCTAGATTAAAATGAGGGGTGTGCTACGGTGAGGAAGCAATTTTTTTTCTCACCTGTTGAACGTACGTGACAAACATATAAACGAACGCGTGTGGTGTGTATTTTGAAAGACAAAATCTGAAAGCGGTTAAATCTGTGTTGCTTGTTGATCGAAAATGATTAatcaaataaaattgattaatggttaatattaattaaagttGTGGCCTTTTTTTATTGGACCTAGAATGTTTTTGTTAATGGGTTGGTCTTCAGCTGATTGTTGCTAGTTTTGGCCATGAAAATGTGATAGTTATTTATTTCATGTGAAAATTAGGCTTAAAAAAAATAACTGaatgtaaattaaaaatatgaatttagtttgataaaaaaattttcacacaTAACAATGTAGGAAgtgttattgaaattaaaaattaaatagattgaatttaaattaataatttgatgggattcaatttgataaaaataaacgtACCGATATTATTTTTAtcgtataattaattatgttcatttgtaaataattattttttgaaaataattattttttgtaatatacataagaaaaaaaatcaaatcttttatctttatagtaatataaatatggaatttttattatgttaacaTAACGCTCatacattaaatttaaaaattatttacttaggtgttgtcactagaaatttttaaaattttatttataaattataaattattattttcttagattgttactttttaaatttctaaatATGCTTTATTAGGTTATTagatatttagtttttaatatgattaaactaatttaaaaaattatttataaattattcacTTAGattggtatttttaaaatttttaaattatagttacattttatttttattatataattattaatcttttatttaaagaaaaaacaaataaattataattttcgaAGAAATTAAGTTCACATAATAACTAATATGGATTTAAACCAACGTATCAATATGCACAAACTTTTGGAATCGTCAACCTCATAATATGGATTTAGTTTTGTGAGTTTTGACACTCTCAATGTTCTTGAATTTGATTACACCTAATTGGTTGGTAAGTTTattgttttagaaaaaataaattcattaataaatttatttattttatcgaTTTTTTTCTTAGCAAACTTATTGACAACAaactcttttaattattttaaattatttgcttaggttgttactttttttaattttaagttatttgtattttattcttttaaattataatttattatttatttaggttgttattttttattttaagttatcTACTTAGGTTATTTTGCttagattgttattttttaaaggtttaattactctgttagtccctatagttttaccaaatttttaattaggtccctatacttttttcttttcaattgggtccctacactgtttttaattttgtaattacgtccttttcatgttaaaaatattaaacttaacataatatttttaccaaaatacatgcggttaaagatttaattataaatatcttcaatttgagaagaaatattcagttaactctaatattttttacactagaaaggacttaattacaaaattaaagcaatgtagggacccaattgaaagaaaaaaaaagtataaggatctaattaaaaatttggtgaaactacagggaccaacaaagtaattaaacctttaaaaaaTAACGACCTAAGCAAAATAAcctaagcaaataacttaaaataaaaaaaataacaacctaaataaataataaattataatttaaaagaataaaatacaaataacttaaaatttaaaacgtAACAACCTAAGCAATTAacttaaaatgataaaaagagtTTGTTGTCAATAAGTTTGCtaagaaaaaaattgataaaataaataaatttatcaataaatttattttttctaaaacaatAAACTTACCAACCAATTAGGTGTAATCATATTCAAGAGTACAGAAAGTGTCAAAATTCACAAAACTAAATCCATATTATAAGATACTTGATGATTCCAGAAATATGTGCATATCGATACGTTGGTTTAAATCCATATTAGTTATTATGTGAACTTAGTTTCTTcggaaattataatttatttttttttctttaaataaaagagtaataattatataataagaataaaatgtaactataatttaaaaatttaaaaaataccaatctaagtaaataatttataaataattttttaaattagtttaattatatttaaaactaaatatcTAATAACCTAATAACGcatatttaaaaaatcaaaaagtgACAAtctaagaaaataataatttataatttataaataaaattttaaaaatttttagtgacaacacctaagcaaataatttttaaacttaatgTATTAGTGTCAtgttaacataataaaaactttctatttgtattattataaagataaaagatttgattttttttgttatgtatattacaaaaaataattatttccaaaacaaaaaaataattatttacaaatgaacataattaattatacaaTTATAATAATATCAGtacatttatttttatcaaattaaatctcattaaattattaatttaaattcaatctatttaatttttaatttcaataacatTTTTTACATTGTTCTGTGTGAAACATTTTTTTATCaaactaaatttatatttttaatttatattcagTTATTTTTTTCTCAAGCATAACTTTTATGTGAAACAAATAAATTATCACATTTTCATGGCCAAAACCAACAACAATCAACTGAAGACCAACCAGTTAACAAAAATATTCGAAGTCCAGTAAAAAAAGTCCACAACTTTAATTAACAACATTAActattaatcaattttatttgatTAATCCTTTTTTATCAACACGTAACACAGATTTGACCATTTACAGATTTTGTCTTTCTTCATCAAAACACACACCACACGCGTTCATTTATACGTTTGTCCATATACGTTCAACAagtgaagaaaaaaaattgcttCCTCACCGTAGCACATCCCTTAAAATGAAGAATCAACTTAAACCTCTTTTTAAACAATAtgtatctttttataaaaaaaatctcttttttttggttggtaaaaattcttttctttctcttggtAACACACAGTCAACTGCTATAGGAGGACTGTAGTTGTCACTCCTATCTTAATAGTGGTGGCCCTCcactctccctcctctccttcaAACCACTACTTTTAAAAGTTTTCACTTTTCacctatttctttttctttttttctcttcctaCCTCATTTCTATTCTTCAATTTTatccttttctttctatttttttcttcttctgttttcatttttcttatctctGTCTAtgttttcaatcttgtttttaAAGATCTAATTTTTAATAACCTTCTAATAGTTaatattcttttcttttgtgGAGTCCCCTTTTATGGGTGTTTTAGTTATGGCAGATTTGAAAGATCGaaatttggagaaaaattttCTATCAATGAAGACATTTATAAATCAGAAAAAGGTTTAGATCTACTCTGAGGAGAAGATAAAATATCCAACTGTATTGCAGCatgactggtggacgaaattgtgatcaatacttttcacaacttaattaatccccggtgatgaacccaaaaacttggtgttcaataccatggcataaacacaacttcgcacaactgaccagcaagtgtactgggtcgtccaagtaataaaccttacgcgagtaaaggtcgatcccacagagattgttggtatgaagcaagctatggtcaccttgtaaatcttagtcaggcaaactcaaatgggtatgggtgatatacgaataaaacataaagataaagatagagatacttatgtaattcattggtgagaatttcagataagcgtatgaagatgcttgtcccttccgtctctctgctttcctactgtcttcatccaatccttcttactcatttccatggcaagctgtatgcaagggtttcaccgttgtcagtggctacctcccatcctctcagtggaaatgttcaacgcaccctgtcacgacacggctatccatctgtcggttctcaatcaggccggaatagaatccagtgattcttttgcgtctgtcactaacgccccgccctcaggagtttgaagctcgtcacagtcattcaatcatcgaatcctactcagaataccacagacaaggtttagaccttccggattctcttgaatgccgccatcagttctagcttataccacgaagattccggttagagaatccaagagatatccacccaatctaaggtagaacggaggtggttgtcaggcacacgttcataggtgagaatgatgatgagtgtcacggatcatcacattcatcaagttgaagaacaagtgatatcttagaacaagaacaagcggaattgaatagaagaacaatagtaattgcattaatactcgaggtacagcagagctccacaccttaatctatggtgtgtagaaactccaccgttgaaaatacataagaacaaggtctaggcatggccgaatggccagcctcccaaagtgatcaaaagatctaaagatcaaaagattccaaagatcagaagatttaaaatacaatagtaaaaggtcctatatatagagaactagtagcctagggtttacagagatgagtaaatgacataaaaatccacttccgggcccacttggtgtgtgcttgggctgagcattgaagcattttcgtgtagagactcttcttggagttaaacgccagctttggtgccagtttgggcgtttaactcccatccttgtgccagttccggcgtttaacgctggaaattctgaaggtgactttgaacgccgatttgggccatcaaatcttgggcaaaatatggactatcatatatttctggaaagcccaggatgtctactttccaacgccgttgagagcgcgccaattgggcttctgtagctccaaaaaatccacttcgagtgcaggaaggtcagaatccaacagcatctgcagtcctttttagtctctgaatcagatttttgctcaggtccctcaatttcagccagaaaatacctgaaatcacagaaaaacacacaaactcatagtaaagtccagaaaagtgaattttaactaaaaactaataaaaatatactaaaaactaactagatcatactaaaaacatactaaaaacaatgccaaaaagcgtacaaattatccgctcatcacaataccaaacttaaattgttgcttgtccccaagcaactgaaaatcaaataagataaaaagaagagaatatgcaatgaattccaaaaacatctacgaagatcagtattaattagatgagcggggcttttagctttttgcctctgaacagttttggcatctcactctatcctttgaaattcagaatgattggcttctttaggaactcagaatccagatagtgtcattgattctcctagttaagtatgatgattcttgaacacagctacttattgagtcttggccgtggcccaaagcactctgtcttccagtattaccaccggatacatacatgccacagacacataattgggtgaaccttttcagattgtgactcagctttgctagagtccccaattagaggtgtccagggttcttaagcacactctttttgccttggatcataattttatttctttctttttctttctttttctttctttttctctttctttttctttctctcttttttttcgaataatttttttttgtattcactgctttttcttgcttcaagaatcatttttatgatttttcagatcctcagtaacatgtctcctttttcatcattctttcaagagccaaaattcatgaaccacaaattcaaaagacatatgcactgtttaagcatacattcagaagacaaaagtaatgccaccacatcaaagtaattaaattgttataaaattcaaaattcatgcaattcttctctttttcaattaagaacatttttcatttaagagaggtgatggattcataggacattcataactttaaggcatagacactaagacactaatgatcacaagacacaaacatagataaacataagcataattttcgaaaaacaaaaaataaagaacaaggaaattaaagaacgggtccaccttagtgatggcggcttgttcttcctcttgaagatcctatggagtgcttgaactcctcaatgtctcttccttgtctttgttgctcctctctcatgattctttgatcttctctaatttcatggaggaggatggagtgttcttggtgctccacccttagttgtcccatgttggaactcaattctcctagggaggtgtttagttgctcccaatagttttgtggaggaaagtgcatcccttgaggcatctcagggatttgatgatgagaggggtctcttgtttgctccatcctcttcttagtgatgggcttgtcctcatcaatggggatgtctccctctatgtcaactccaactgaataacagaggtgacaaatgagatgaggaaaggctaaccttgccatggtagaggacttgtccgccaccttataaagttcttgggatatcacctcatgaacttctatttcttctccaatcatgatgctatgaatcatgatagcccggtctatagtaacttcagaccggttgctagtgggaatgattgagcgttggataaactccaaccatcccctagccacgggtttgaggtcatgccttctcaattgaactggcttttctcttgaatctctcttccattgggcgccctcttcacaaatgactgtgaggacttggtccaacctttgatcaaagttggcccttctagtgtaagggtgttcatctccttgcatcataggtaagttgaatgccaaccttacattttccggactaaaatccaagcatttcccccgaaccatagtaagtcaattctttggatccgggttcacactttgatcatggttcttggtgatccatgcattggcatagaactcttgaaccattaagattccgacttgttgaatggggttggtaagaacttcccaacctcttcttcggatctcatgtcggatctccggatattcactctttttgagtttgaaagggacctcggggatcaccttcttcaaggccacaacttcatagaagtggtcttgatgcacccttgagatgaatctctccatctcccatgactcggaggtggaagcttttgccttccctttcctctttctagaggtttctccggccttggatgccataaatggttatggaaaaacaaaaggcaatgcttttaccacaccaaacttaaaaggtttgctcgtcctcgagcaaaagaagaaagaagagagtagaagaagaagaaatagaggatatGGAGATGGCCTTGTGGATTGGCCAaaggggggagaagtagtgtttaggttgtgtgaaaatgaaggagtgaagaagggtttatataggagtggggggttatggttcggtcatgtatgggtgggtttggaagggaaagtggtttgaatttgaatggtgaggtaggtggggttttatgaaggatgaatgtgagtggtgaagaaaaagatgggatttgataggtgaagggtttttggggaagaggtgttgaggtgattggtgaatgggtgaagaagagagagagtagtggggtaggtggggattctgtggggtccacagatcctgaggtgtcaaggaaaagtcatccctgcaccaagtggcgagcaaaattgctctttgtgccaattctggcgttaaacgccgggctggtgcccctttctggcgtttaacgccaacttcttgcccttttctggcgtttaacgccagtctggtgcccctttctggcgttaaacgcccagaatggtgccagactgggcgttaaacgcccatctgctagccttactggcgtttaaatgccagcaggatcttcctccagggtgtgctatttttctttctgtttttcattctgtttttgctttttcaattgattttgtgacttctcatgatcatcaacctacagaaaacataaaataataaaatataacattgggttgcctcccaacaagcacttctttaatgtcagtagcttgacatagggctctcatagagcctcacagatgctcagagcaacgttggaacctcccaacaccaaacttagagtttgaatgtgggggttcaacaccaaacttagaagttggttgtggcctcccaacaccaaacttagaggttgaatgtgggggctctgtttggctctgttttgagagaagctcttcatgcttcttctccatgatgacagagggatatccttgagctttaaacaccaaggatttttcattcacttgaatgatcaattctcctctatcaacatcaatcacaacccttgctgtggctaggaagggtctgccaaggatgatggattcatctatgcacttcccagtctctaggactatgaaatcagcagggatgtaatggtcttcaacttttaccagaacatcctctacaagtccataagcttgttttcttgaattgtctgccatctctagtgagatttttgcagcttgcacctcaaagatccctagcttctccattacagagagaggcatgaggtttacacttgaccctaggtcacacaaggccttcttgaaggtcatggtgcctatggt
This genomic window contains:
- the LOC112789695 gene encoding protein VASCULATURE COMPLEXITY AND CONNECTIVITY → MARVGGICLCLLILIMDVGAGILGFEAEIAQNKVKHMRVWIFECREPSHKAFMMGLGAAVLLGLSHAIANLLGGCNCLCSHHDYDKASSTIQLSTLCLILTWVVLAVGMSMLVIGAMSNNRSDGSCGFSHHHFLSIGGILCFVHGLFSVAYYVSATASSV